One segment of Macrotis lagotis isolate mMagLag1 chromosome 1, bilby.v1.9.chrom.fasta, whole genome shotgun sequence DNA contains the following:
- the HRC gene encoding sarcoplasmic reticulum histidine-rich calcium-binding protein isoform X2: MGHLWPGLRFTLFLLLLSTSGAPRGLSTAQALSSPGGPEEGSPPHYVAAPGHSLGDHSEEEEDYSAEAGLWGAHPKEAERSHSEDEDVSVEQGHWWGEEEEDVSDERRTQGHEDKDEGQDNESASEEQDSWGGHKAQVLEGERGASAEHIHKDFEDRRHEEEDTGAERGHWGSHREDSIEEGHRGLVSAKPPGQEEEEQGKEEEEDSSVEHRHWGRPPGQEEEAEESEAISVEVHPWRGPRSHGEEEEEEEEDSAEEGDRHRRDQKAPSPWEKEEEEEEEEGPDTSMEEEGPWGNLRIRAQEEAEEEEEEDEEGHKRSQEEEEEEEEEEEVATVQKALETEVPQEDQEEEAEAGVPVAKDRAEEVASRAPGEESLEDKSQEQGEDEEYQPGSLCHYCSFCKRCTECESCRCDEENMGEHCDHCKHCQFCYLCPLLCETVCAPGGYVDHFSSNLFQALTEMVETPEP, translated from the exons ATGGGTCACCTCTGGCCAGGTCTGCGCTtcaccctcttcctcctcctgctaTCCACCTCCGGGGCACCCAGGGGCCTCTCCACAGCCCAGGCCCTGAGCTCCCCAGGAGGCCCCGAGGAGGGGAGTCCGCCCCATTACGTGGCCGCTCCGGGCCACAGTCTGGGGGACCACAGCGAGGAAGAAGAAGACTACTCAGCTGAGGCCGGGCTCTGGGGGGCCCATCCCAAGGAGGCCGAGCGGAGCCACTCTGAGGACGAGGACGTGTCTGTGGAACAAGGGCACTggtggggagaagaggaggaagatgtcTCTGATGAGCGGAGGACCCAAGGCCATGAGGACAAGGATGAGGGGCAGGACAATGAGAGCGCTTCGGAGGAGCAGGACTCCTGGGGGGGCCACAAGGCCCAAGTCctagagggggagaggggggctTCCGCAGAGCATATTCACAAGGACTTTGAGGACCGGAGACATGAGGAGGAAGACACAGGAGCAGAGCGTGGGCACTGGGGAAGCCACAGGGAGGATTCCATAGAAGAAGGACACCGTGGCCTAGTCTCTGCCAAACCGCCAGGCCAGGAGGAGGAAgagcaagggaaggaagaagaggaagactCTTCAGTGGAGCACAGGCACTGGGGAAGGCCCCCAGGCCAGGAAGAAGAGGCCGAGGAAAGTGAAGCCATTTCAGTTGAAGTTCATCCCTGGAGGGGGCCCCGGAGTCacggggaggaggaggaggaggaggaggaagattcTGCTGAGGAAGGGGACCGCCACAGACGAGACCAGAAGGCTCCAAGCCCctgggagaaagaggaggaggaggaggaggaggaaggcccCGACACCTCTATGGAGGAGGAAGGCCCATGGGGGAATCTGAGGATCAGAGCTCaggaggaggcagaggaggaggaggaggaggatgaggaagGCCACAAGAGAagccaggaggaggaggaggaggaggaggaggaggaggaagttgCCACTGTCCAGAAGGCCTTGGAAACTGAGGTCCCCCAGGAGGACcaagaagaggaagctgaggcgGGTGTTCCAGTGGCCAAAGACAGAGCCGAGGAAGTGGCCAGCAGGGCCCCTGGAGAGGAGAGCCTAGAAGATAaga GCCAGGAGCAGGGTGAGGACGAGGAGTACCAGCCAGGGTCCCTGTGCCACTACTGCAGCTTCTGCAAG aGATGCACCGAGTGCGAGTCCTGCCGCTGCGACGAGGAAAACATGGGCGAGCACTGCGATCACTGCAAG CACTGCCAGTTCTGCTATCTTTGCCCTCTGCTCTGCGAGACCGTCTGTGCCCCTG GAGGCTACGTGGACCATTTCTCATCCAACCTGTTTCA GGCCTTGACCGAGATGGTGGAAACCCCAGAGCCCTGA
- the HRC gene encoding sarcoplasmic reticulum histidine-rich calcium-binding protein isoform X1 yields MGHLWPGLRFTLFLLLLSTSGAPRGLSTAQALSSPGGPEEGSPPHYVAAPGHSLGDHSEEEEDYSAEAGLWGAHPKEAERSHSEDEDVSVEQGHWWGEEEEDVSDERRTQGHEDKDEGQDNESASEEQDSWGGHKAQVLEGERGASAEHIHKDFEDRRHEEEDTGAERGHWGSHREDSIEEGHRGLVSAKPPGQEEEEQGKEEEEDSSVEHRHWGRPPGQEEEAEESEAISVEVHPWRGPRSHGEEEEEEEEDSAEEGDRHRRDQKAPSPWEKEEEEEEEEGPDTSMEEEGPWGNLRIRAQEEAEEEEEEDEEGHKRSQEEEEEEEEEEEVATVQKALETEVPQEDQEEEAEAGVPVAKDRAEEVASRAPGEESLEDKSEEEEEEEEEEEDEARGQGQEQGEDEEYQPGSLCHYCSFCKRCTECESCRCDEENMGEHCDHCKHCQFCYLCPLLCETVCAPGGYVDHFSSNLFQALTEMVETPEP; encoded by the exons ATGGGTCACCTCTGGCCAGGTCTGCGCTtcaccctcttcctcctcctgctaTCCACCTCCGGGGCACCCAGGGGCCTCTCCACAGCCCAGGCCCTGAGCTCCCCAGGAGGCCCCGAGGAGGGGAGTCCGCCCCATTACGTGGCCGCTCCGGGCCACAGTCTGGGGGACCACAGCGAGGAAGAAGAAGACTACTCAGCTGAGGCCGGGCTCTGGGGGGCCCATCCCAAGGAGGCCGAGCGGAGCCACTCTGAGGACGAGGACGTGTCTGTGGAACAAGGGCACTggtggggagaagaggaggaagatgtcTCTGATGAGCGGAGGACCCAAGGCCATGAGGACAAGGATGAGGGGCAGGACAATGAGAGCGCTTCGGAGGAGCAGGACTCCTGGGGGGGCCACAAGGCCCAAGTCctagagggggagaggggggctTCCGCAGAGCATATTCACAAGGACTTTGAGGACCGGAGACATGAGGAGGAAGACACAGGAGCAGAGCGTGGGCACTGGGGAAGCCACAGGGAGGATTCCATAGAAGAAGGACACCGTGGCCTAGTCTCTGCCAAACCGCCAGGCCAGGAGGAGGAAgagcaagggaaggaagaagaggaagactCTTCAGTGGAGCACAGGCACTGGGGAAGGCCCCCAGGCCAGGAAGAAGAGGCCGAGGAAAGTGAAGCCATTTCAGTTGAAGTTCATCCCTGGAGGGGGCCCCGGAGTCacggggaggaggaggaggaggaggaggaagattcTGCTGAGGAAGGGGACCGCCACAGACGAGACCAGAAGGCTCCAAGCCCctgggagaaagaggaggaggaggaggaggaggaaggcccCGACACCTCTATGGAGGAGGAAGGCCCATGGGGGAATCTGAGGATCAGAGCTCaggaggaggcagaggaggaggaggaggaggatgaggaagGCCACAAGAGAagccaggaggaggaggaggaggaggaggaggaggaggaagttgCCACTGTCCAGAAGGCCTTGGAAACTGAGGTCCCCCAGGAGGACcaagaagaggaagctgaggcgGGTGTTCCAGTGGCCAAAGACAGAGCCGAGGAAGTGGCCAGCAGGGCCCCTGGAGAGGAGAGCCTAGAAGATAagagtgaggaggaggaggaggaggaggaggaggaggaggacgaggcCAGAGGCCAGG GCCAGGAGCAGGGTGAGGACGAGGAGTACCAGCCAGGGTCCCTGTGCCACTACTGCAGCTTCTGCAAG aGATGCACCGAGTGCGAGTCCTGCCGCTGCGACGAGGAAAACATGGGCGAGCACTGCGATCACTGCAAG CACTGCCAGTTCTGCTATCTTTGCCCTCTGCTCTGCGAGACCGTCTGTGCCCCTG GAGGCTACGTGGACCATTTCTCATCCAACCTGTTTCA GGCCTTGACCGAGATGGTGGAAACCCCAGAGCCCTGA
- the TRPM4 gene encoding transient receptor potential cation channel subfamily M member 4 isoform X2 — protein MAGPEKEKKWIPRIFKKKTCTTFVADLSDPGRCQCGRPREFHSAVAVEDAFGAAVVTVWDRDTHTTEQPTDAYGELDFHGAGRGFSKFLRLSDRTDPAAAYSLVTRTWGFPAPNLVVSVLGGSGGPTLLPWLRDLLRRGLVRAAHSTGAWIVTGGLHTGIGRHVGVAVQDHNTAGTGSTKVVAMGVAPWGVVRGREALVNPKGLYPARYHWQGGLEDGGQCPLDYNYSAFFLVDDGTHGCFGGETRFRAKLEYHISRQKTGVGGTGIDIPVLLLLIDGNEKMLQRVEDATQAQLPCLLVAGSGGAADCLAETLEEARAVRGSSSSFGTRGTEVSERIRRFFPKGDLGALEAQIERIMSRREMLTVYSTEDGPEEFETVVLRALVKACGSSEASAYMDELRLAVAWNRVDIAQSEIFRGDIQWRSSHLEASLQDALVNDQPEFVCLLISRGLSLSHFLTPVRLAQLYTTAPSGSLVRHLLDRVAPNPGADGGRKESSAPGIPPTSPLRDVHLRDVGRLLRDLLGSACAPQYQAGTAADTLESDSAGGRRESMCLLMDPLSDSMPGQAPWTDLLLWALLLNRAQMAMYFWEMGSNSVASALGSCLLLRVLARLEPEAEEAARRKELAAKFEGLAMGLFAECYRNSEPRATDLLLRRSPLWAGATCLQLATQADARAFFAQDGVQSLLTEKWWGEMDSSTPVWALVLTFFCPPFIYTNLITFRPLDEEPRRRNQWGLNVEGVNGDGPSGQAEVLEKGGTRTPAQNRGLRGCCFRDPRQWSRCLHRWSQFWGAPVTIFLGNVVSYLLFLLLFARVLLLDIQPESPTAIEFLLYLWIFTLLCEELRQGLSGGWGNLGIGTPSGPGKVPLSRRLRLYLADTWNQCDLVALGLFLVGVGCRLTPGLYQLGRAVLCLDFMVFTLRLLHIFTVNKQLGPKIVIVNKMMKDVFFFLFFLGVWLVAYGVATEGLLRPQDRDLPAILRRVFYRPYLQIFGQVPQEDMDVTPLERCRETVTCTGSFSAMD, from the exons ATGGCGGGGCCCGAGAAGGAGAAG aaaTGGATCCCACGAATCTTCAAGAAGAAAACTTGTACAACCTTTGTGGCAGATCTCAGTGACCCAGG CCGATGCCAGTGTGGTCGTCCCCGGGAGTTTCACTCTGCTGTGGCAGTAGAAGATGCCTTTGGAGCAGCTGTGGTCACGGTGTGGGACAGAGATACCCACACAACAGAACAGCCCACAGATGCCTATGGAGAACTCGACTTCCATGGTGCTGGTCGAGGTTTCAGCAAG TTCCTTCGTCTGTCTGACCGCACAGACCCAGCAGCAGCCTACTCCCTGGTCACCCGTACATGGGGTTTCCCAGCCCCCAACCTCGTAGTGTCTGTGCTGGGGGGCTCTGGAGGCCCCACGCTGCTGCCCTGGCTCAGGGACCTGCTGCGGAGAGGACTGGTGAGGGCCGCCCACAGCACTG GTGCCTGGATTGTGACTGGGGGTCTCCACACTGGCATTGGTCGTCATGTTGGGGTAGCTGTGCAGGACCACAACACAGCAGGCACAGGTTCCACCAAGGTGGTAGCCATGGGTGTGGCTCCCTGGGGTGTAGTAAGAGGCCGGGAAGCCCTAGTCAACCCCAAG GGCCTCTATCCTGCTCGATACCATTGGCAAGGGGGCCTCGAGGATGGAGGCCAGTGCCCCCTGGACTACAACTACTCTGCCTTCTTCCTGGTGGATGATGGGACTCACGGATGTTTTGGGGGCGAGACGCGCTTCCGGGCTAAGCTAGAATACCACATCTCCCGGCAAAAGACTGGGGTTGGAG GCACAGGGATTGACATCCCTGTCCTCCTTCTCCTCATTGATGGAAATGAAAAGATGCTGCAG CGTGTGGAAGATGCCACCCAGGCTCAGCTGCCCTGCCTGCTCGTGGCAGGGTCTGGGGGTGCTGCTGACTGTCTTGCTGAGACATTGGAGGAAGCCCGGGCTGTGAgaggctcctcctcctcctttggaACCCGAGGTACAGAAGTCAGTGAACGGATCCGGCGCTTTTTTCCCAAGGGTGACCTTGGGGCCCTAGAGGCTCAG ATAGAGAGGATCATGAGTCGGAGGGAGATGCTGACTGTGTATtcaactgaagatggtcctgaGGAGTTTGAGACAGTGGTGCTGAGGGCTCTGGTGAAGG CCTGCGGCAGCTCAGAGGCATCAGCATACATGGATGAACTACGTCTGGCCGTGGCCTGGAACCGTGTGGACATTGCACAGAGCGAGATATTCCGAGGAGACATCCAGTGGCGG TCTTCCCACCTCGAGGCCTCTCTCCAGGACGCTCTCGTGAATGACCAACCAGAGTTCGTATGCCTCCTCATCTCCCGAGGTCTCAGTCTTAGTCACTTCCTGACCCCAGTGCGGTTAGCCCAGCTCTATACCACTGCCCCCTCTGGCTCGCTGGTCCGACACCTGCTGGACCGTGTAGCCCCCAATCCTGGGGCCGACGGAGGGCGCAAGGAGAGCTCTGCCCCTGGCATCCCCCCCACTTCGCCTCTCCGAGATGTGCACCTGCGGGATGTGGGGCGCCTTCTTCGTGACCTGCTTGGGTCTGCCTGTGCTCCCCAGTATCAAGCAGGCACTGCCGCAGATACATTGGAGTCAGATTCTGCTGGGGGCCGTCGGGAGAGC ATGTGTCTTCTGATGGATCCTTTGTCAGACTCCATGCCTGGGCAGGCCCCCTGGACTGACCTGCTGCTCTGGGCCCTGCTTCTGAATCGTGCCCAGATGGCCATGTACTTCTGGGAGATG GGAAGTAACTCAGTGGCCTCTGCCTTGGGTTCCTGCCTCCTACTTCGAGTCTTAGCTCGCCTGGAGCCTGAGGCTGAGGAAGCTGCCAGGAGAAAGGAACTGGCAGCCAAATTTGAGGGGCTTGCCATGG GTCTGTTTGCAGAGTGTTATCGAAACAGTGAGCCCCGAGCCACTGACCTGCTCCTGCGCCGATCCCCACTCTGGGCGGGTGCCACCTGCCTCCAGTTGGCAACACAAGCTGATGCCAGGGCCTTCTTTGCACAGGATGGGGTGCAG TCCCTGCTGACAGAGAAGTGGTGGGGAGAGATGGACAGCAGCACACCAGTGTGGGCCTTGGTCCTCACCTTCTTCTGCCCCCCATTCATCTACACCAACCTCATCACTTTTAG ACCCTTGGATGAGGAACCACGGAGGAGAAATCAATGGGGGCTAAATGTGGAAGGTGTCAATGGCGATGGCCCCTCAGG GCAGGCAGAGGTCCTGGAGAAGGGGGGGACGAGGACCCCCGCCCAGAATAGAGGACTAAGGGGCTGCTGCTTCAGGGACCCGCGGCAGTGGAGCCGATGCCTCCATCGCTGGTCCCAGTTTTGGGGGGCTCCAGTGACGATCTTCCTGGGCAATGTAGTCAGCTACCTCCTATTCCTCCTACTCTTTGCCCGGGTTCTCCTGCTGGACATCCAACCTGAATCACCCACTGCCATTGAGTTCTTACTTTATCTCTGGATCTTCACCTTGTTGTGTGAGGAACTACGACAGGGTCTGTCAGGGGGCTGGGGAAACCTTGGGATTGGCACACCCTCCGGACCTGGGAAGGTGCCTCTGAGTCGGCGGTTGCGCCTCTACCTTGCTGACACCTGGAACCAGTGTGACCTTGTTGCCCTTGGCCTCTTCCTTGTAGGTGTTGGCTGCCG GCTGACGCCAGGGCTGTACCAGCTGGGCCGGGCAGTCCTCTGCCTGGACTTCATGGTCTTCACCCTCCGCCTTCTGCACATCTTCACAGTCAATAAGCAGCTCGGACCCAAGATCGTGATTGTGAACAAGATG ATGAAGGatgtcttcttcttcctcttctttctgggTGTGTGGCTTGTGGCCTATGGTGTGGCCACTGAGGGGCTGCTCCGACCCCAGGACCGTGACCTGCCTGCCATCCTAAGACGGGTTTTTTACCGGCCCTACCTGCAGATCTTTGGCCAGGTCCCCCAAGAAGACATGGACG